A section of the Deinococcus radiopugnans ATCC 19172 genome encodes:
- a CDS encoding RICIN domain-containing protein, whose amino-acid sequence MFRTVLLCTAGVLVSAATSAQAQSPQFYRLQLKSDGQYLDADHCASPVTLNPGSTFAGGACELWRLVPAGGGYYRLQLKYNRQYLDAAYCTAPISLNPGSTYAGGACQLWKFVPNGDGYFRLQLKINRQYLDAVNCTATLGLNPGSTYADGACQLWRLVPESVRID is encoded by the coding sequence ATGTTCAGAACCGTTCTGCTGTGCACCGCTGGCGTGCTGGTGTCCGCCGCCACTTCGGCCCAGGCCCAGTCGCCCCAGTTCTACCGCCTGCAACTCAAATCGGACGGGCAGTATCTGGACGCCGATCACTGCGCCTCGCCCGTCACGCTCAATCCAGGGTCCACCTTCGCAGGCGGCGCGTGCGAGTTGTGGCGGCTGGTGCCGGCAGGCGGCGGCTATTACCGGCTGCAGCTCAAGTACAACCGGCAGTATCTGGACGCGGCGTACTGCACCGCGCCCATCAGCCTCAACCCCGGCTCCACGTATGCAGGCGGCGCGTGCCAGTTGTGGAAGTTCGTGCCGAACGGCGACGGCTACTTCAGGTTGCAACTGAAGATCAACCGTCAGTACCTGGACGCGGTGAACTGCACGGCCACGCTGGGCCTGAATCCGGGATCCACCTACGCGGACGGCGCCTGTCAGTTGTGGCGCCTGGTGCCCGAATCGGTGCGGATCGACTGA
- a CDS encoding double zinc ribbon domain-containing protein — MRYRLCPRCGRAVPTTSGERYCANDGARLLDACPNCGASITSPYARYCVRCGADLTPPP, encoded by the coding sequence GTGCGCTACCGCCTGTGTCCCCGCTGCGGGCGGGCGGTGCCCACCACTTCTGGCGAACGCTACTGCGCCAATGACGGTGCGCGGCTGCTGGACGCCTGTCCGAACTGCGGCGCATCCATCACCTCACCGTATGCCCGCTACTGCGTGCGCTGCGGCGCAGACCTCACGCCACCGCCCTGA
- a CDS encoding C1 family peptidase has protein sequence MSKPRLHPFLIALTLTLAACGPSGGGNTPPPDDTTAAFFKTQTEFGGAAPVGAETVTPAQFMDAVKNGGKVITAQDLADEQATQEHQDAQDDADARTYIARYPEFGALLQPPAADATNADGDRLVSVPTAGGPKTVTLLGNAFGKAVLATHARTFPSQVNQYNLYATLYTDLDITLRKLNNTVEQFGLPAPDTVKNDSAERLIVLNKQASDVIREYGAEIYNLSFLLDPANLEIGAKDQLDRTQKGACKAPAAGGIYQNFGWPLKDLTTTVKDQGQRGTCWAFATVAALEAEIARRDHKRVNLSEEDYAGHRFLEWAPRRYGEGGDPIGIAQKASAAGYVFAYESQWQYNKSLARVDHKDTQSYTQSCTNYQDGSVNYGPCSNTTDQGDWYVVTVGGKLYVMRRLPNTGAGSGYRVQSPTDFWDQSDLDRSMVILLLRSVLGHPTTITMDARYMKPTANAAPSLNNMNPDGNGFVATQTKKTLPGGLLDWELDHVMTVTGFISSQNLQKKLPHQPLADDYGYFIVKNSWGDCWGDQGYVYLPWTWVKTFTGQASTGILPQ, from the coding sequence ATGTCCAAGCCCCGGCTCCATCCCTTCCTGATCGCGCTCACCTTAACCCTGGCCGCCTGCGGGCCGTCCGGCGGTGGGAACACCCCTCCCCCGGACGACACCACCGCCGCCTTTTTCAAGACCCAGACCGAATTCGGCGGCGCGGCACCTGTCGGCGCGGAAACCGTGACGCCCGCGCAATTCATGGACGCCGTCAAGAACGGCGGCAAGGTCATCACGGCGCAGGATCTTGCCGACGAACAGGCCACCCAGGAACACCAGGATGCCCAGGACGACGCCGACGCCCGCACCTACATTGCGCGGTACCCTGAATTCGGCGCCCTTCTTCAGCCCCCAGCGGCAGACGCCACTAACGCGGACGGCGACCGGCTGGTCAGCGTGCCGACGGCGGGCGGCCCCAAGACGGTCACGCTGCTGGGCAACGCCTTCGGGAAGGCCGTGCTGGCAACGCACGCCCGCACCTTCCCCAGCCAGGTCAACCAGTACAACCTGTACGCCACGCTGTACACCGATCTGGACATCACCCTCCGGAAACTGAACAACACCGTCGAGCAGTTCGGTCTGCCCGCGCCGGACACGGTGAAGAACGACAGCGCCGAGCGGCTGATCGTCCTCAACAAACAGGCCAGCGACGTGATCCGCGAGTACGGGGCCGAGATCTACAACCTCAGCTTCTTGCTCGATCCGGCCAACCTGGAAATCGGCGCGAAGGATCAACTCGACCGCACCCAGAAGGGAGCGTGCAAAGCGCCCGCCGCTGGAGGCATCTACCAGAACTTCGGGTGGCCGCTCAAGGACCTGACCACCACCGTCAAGGATCAGGGCCAGCGCGGCACCTGCTGGGCCTTTGCCACCGTGGCCGCGCTCGAGGCCGAAATTGCCCGGCGCGACCACAAACGGGTCAACCTGTCCGAGGAGGATTACGCGGGCCACCGCTTTCTGGAGTGGGCACCCCGCAGGTACGGCGAGGGCGGCGACCCGATCGGTATTGCCCAGAAGGCCAGCGCGGCGGGCTACGTCTTCGCCTACGAATCCCAGTGGCAGTACAACAAGAGCCTGGCCCGGGTGGACCACAAAGACACCCAGAGCTACACGCAGTCCTGCACCAATTATCAGGACGGCAGCGTGAACTACGGCCCGTGTTCCAACACCACCGATCAGGGCGACTGGTACGTCGTCACGGTGGGCGGCAAGCTGTACGTGATGCGGCGGCTGCCCAACACCGGTGCGGGCAGCGGCTACCGCGTGCAGTCCCCCACCGACTTCTGGGATCAGAGTGACCTGGACCGCAGCATGGTCATCCTGCTGCTGCGCTCGGTGCTGGGCCACCCCACCACCATCACCATGGACGCGCGCTACATGAAACCCACGGCCAACGCCGCGCCTTCCTTGAACAACATGAATCCCGACGGCAACGGCTTCGTCGCCACGCAGACGAAGAAGACCCTGCCGGGCGGCCTGCTGGACTGGGAACTCGATCACGTGATGACCGTGACCGGTTTTATCTCCAGCCAGAACCTCCAGAAGAAACTGCCCCATCAGCCGCTAGCCGACGACTACGGCTACTTCATCGTCAAGAACTCGTGGGGCGACTGCTGGGGCGATCAGGGCTACGTGTACCTGCCGTGGACGTGGGTCAAGACCTTCACCGGCCAGGCCAGCACCGGAATCCTGCCTCAGTGA
- a CDS encoding glycogen debranching N-terminal domain-containing protein: MLPTRTVLKENDLYLVGDAHYAVAEGESGLYRRDTRFLSRYQWQLDGQTPQTLMQHERFPFWLRAQSANAHVGYTMRVGLSRDLQVTATELRDTLRVTRYAGAEPPTLTLELSADFLDMFEVRGWPYATAVREIRTEVTGDGVTFAYTAQDGLAHRAVVQTSPAATWDGQRLAWTLAEEETEIVVRVFPLLADEPPTPGKPDELAAEYGAIQAGVGRDLQLSDPRDARVLAQSAKDLRSLSFQTEQGAFPAAGLPWFVAPFGRDSMIIALMVKDHLPELALTVARYLAAHQGVNYNSVTLEQPGKILHELRVGELTRTGRTPHRPYYATADATPLFVWLVGELSAAFPDLARELRPHWEAALKWCLSDGDPDQDGFIEYTPDSEPGGITNAVWKDSGDSTFTEGDVDVSGHVAVVEVQGYAYAAYQAAARMYRLLGEEALASEWEGRALHLRERFQAAFWWPERGYYVHGLNGDKQPLRVLVSNPAHTLWTGIVPPECAAQVASTALGEELWSGWGIRTLGTREIRYNPVSYHNGSVWPHDTAAAALGMHRYGLNAEATQVARALFDAARAAPDARLSELFAGFARQDGTPPVPYPAACHPQGWDAAIPLALGHLLQVGGPRAESALT, from the coding sequence ATGCTGCCCACCCGCACTGTTCTCAAAGAAAATGACCTGTACCTCGTTGGAGACGCGCACTACGCCGTGGCCGAGGGCGAGAGCGGACTGTACCGCCGCGACACCCGTTTTCTCTCGCGTTACCAGTGGCAACTGGACGGCCAGACCCCGCAGACGCTGATGCAGCACGAGCGGTTTCCCTTCTGGCTGCGCGCGCAGAGCGCCAATGCCCACGTGGGCTACACCATGCGCGTGGGCCTGAGCCGCGATCTGCAGGTCACGGCCACCGAGCTGCGCGACACCCTGCGCGTCACGCGCTACGCCGGGGCCGAACCGCCCACGCTCACTTTGGAGCTGTCCGCCGACTTCCTGGACATGTTCGAGGTCCGCGGCTGGCCTTACGCCACCGCCGTGCGGGAGATTCGCACCGAAGTCACCGGTGACGGGGTCACCTTCGCCTACACCGCGCAGGACGGCCTGGCACACCGCGCGGTGGTGCAGACCTCGCCCGCCGCCACGTGGGACGGTCAGCGCCTGGCCTGGACACTGGCGGAAGAGGAAACCGAGATCGTGGTCCGCGTCTTCCCGCTGCTGGCCGATGAACCGCCGACGCCGGGCAAGCCGGATGAGCTGGCCGCCGAGTACGGCGCGATTCAGGCGGGCGTCGGGCGCGACCTGCAGTTGTCCGATCCGCGGGACGCCCGCGTGCTGGCCCAGAGCGCCAAAGACCTCCGCAGCCTGAGCTTCCAGACCGAGCAGGGCGCGTTTCCAGCAGCGGGCCTGCCATGGTTCGTGGCTCCCTTTGGCCGCGACAGCATGATCATTGCGCTGATGGTCAAGGATCATCTGCCCGAACTGGCGCTGACGGTGGCGCGGTATCTGGCGGCGCACCAGGGCGTCAACTACAACTCGGTGACGCTGGAGCAGCCCGGCAAGATTCTCCACGAACTGCGCGTAGGCGAGCTGACCCGTACGGGCCGCACGCCGCACCGCCCTTATTACGCCACCGCCGACGCCACGCCGCTGTTCGTGTGGCTGGTGGGCGAGCTGAGCGCCGCGTTTCCTGATCTCGCCCGTGAACTGCGCCCGCACTGGGAAGCGGCCCTGAAGTGGTGCTTGAGCGACGGCGATCCCGATCAGGATGGGTTTATCGAATACACCCCCGACTCCGAACCCGGCGGGATTACCAACGCCGTGTGGAAAGACAGCGGGGACAGTACGTTTACCGAGGGGGATGTGGACGTCAGCGGGCATGTGGCCGTGGTGGAGGTTCAGGGCTACGCCTACGCGGCTTATCAGGCCGCGGCGCGGATGTACCGCCTGCTGGGCGAAGAAGCCCTGGCCTCGGAATGGGAGGGCCGGGCGCTGCATCTGCGCGAACGCTTCCAGGCCGCGTTCTGGTGGCCCGAACGCGGCTATTACGTTCACGGTCTGAACGGTGACAAGCAGCCGCTGCGCGTGCTGGTCAGCAACCCGGCGCACACGCTGTGGACAGGCATCGTTCCACCGGAATGCGCGGCCCAGGTGGCAAGCACGGCGCTGGGCGAGGAACTGTGGAGTGGCTGGGGCATCCGCACGCTGGGCACGCGGGAAATCCGGTACAACCCGGTGTCGTATCACAACGGCAGTGTGTGGCCGCACGATACGGCCGCCGCCGCGCTGGGAATGCACCGCTACGGCCTGAACGCCGAGGCGACGCAGGTGGCCCGCGCGCTGTTCGACGCGGCCCGCGCGGCCCCCGACGCCCGCCTGAGCGAACTGTTCGCCGGATTCGCTCGCCAGGACGGCACGCCCCCGGTGCCGTATCCCGCCGCCTGTCACCCTCAAGGTTGGGACGCCGCCATTCCCCTGGCTCTGGGCCACCTGCTGCAGGTGGGAGGGCCCAGGGCGGAGAGCGCCTTGACCTGA
- a CDS encoding carbohydrate ABC transporter permease: MTTTLTEVRKNGADLDRWLARRRWARAGWLYAFMLVMSIFFLGPFLMGLLSSMKDNPNEYPPRLVIPQLTAQYIGRAYTLGVQGAGSGWNGGLEPGRTVTFDVSVRSPSDAPQDPPTVALFPYQPTSLVAIARQAQATEYATVKTVETGQEGEVRRYRITVDYPALTAQQGQVIQARLAPPDENLNAKLPGGQTVPVTLDTPAAQDKQYSLNATQAVELVKAGEKYYLRGPVFERTPLQIDVQRGQTITASTLPPSDRQNFGRSFAYRNITPGVLGYTFNNYRRAFTETTSPQTGRSLFFTWVLNTFFYAFLRVSAAIVFCSLAGYALARMDFPGKNLIFVVGVLFVQMVPDQVNLVSNYVLLQDLGLLNIWGLWLNGLVAAGGVFLMKQFFEGMPKELEESAAIDGAGPLTTFFRVMLPQAGPALIALAITQFQGAWNDFFWPLVILRQNTDYLLTVGLVNFRQLYGGQGDYGLILAGAVLSAIPVIVIFVIFQRYFVDTGADSAVKG; the protein is encoded by the coding sequence ATGACCACCACCCTCACTGAAGTTCGCAAGAACGGCGCCGATCTGGACCGCTGGCTGGCCCGCCGCCGATGGGCGCGGGCGGGGTGGCTGTACGCCTTTATGCTGGTCATGAGCATCTTTTTCCTGGGACCGTTTCTGATGGGCCTGCTGAGCAGCATGAAGGACAACCCCAACGAGTACCCGCCCCGCCTGGTCATTCCGCAACTGACGGCGCAGTACATCGGGCGCGCGTACACCCTGGGCGTGCAGGGGGCGGGCAGTGGGTGGAACGGCGGCCTGGAGCCGGGCCGCACCGTGACCTTTGATGTCAGCGTGCGCTCCCCGTCAGACGCGCCGCAGGACCCGCCCACCGTCGCCCTGTTTCCGTACCAGCCCACCAGTCTGGTGGCGATTGCCCGCCAGGCGCAGGCCACCGAATACGCCACGGTGAAGACGGTGGAGACGGGCCAGGAGGGCGAGGTTCGCCGCTACCGCATCACCGTGGATTACCCGGCCCTGACGGCCCAGCAGGGGCAGGTCATCCAGGCCAGGTTGGCGCCGCCCGATGAGAACCTGAACGCCAAATTGCCGGGCGGCCAGACCGTGCCCGTGACGCTGGACACGCCCGCCGCGCAGGACAAACAGTACTCGTTGAACGCCACGCAGGCCGTAGAGCTGGTCAAGGCGGGGGAGAAATATTACCTGCGCGGCCCGGTCTTCGAGCGCACGCCGCTGCAAATCGACGTGCAGCGCGGCCAGACCATCACCGCCAGCACGCTGCCCCCCAGTGACCGCCAGAACTTCGGGCGCTCGTTTGCCTACCGCAACATCACCCCCGGCGTGCTGGGTTACACCTTTAACAACTACCGCCGCGCCTTTACCGAGACCACCAGCCCCCAGACCGGGCGCAGCCTGTTCTTTACCTGGGTGCTCAACACCTTCTTCTACGCCTTCTTGCGCGTCAGCGCCGCCATCGTCTTTTGCTCGCTGGCCGGCTACGCGCTGGCCCGCATGGACTTTCCCGGCAAGAACCTCATCTTCGTTGTGGGGGTGCTGTTCGTGCAGATGGTGCCTGATCAGGTCAATCTGGTCAGCAACTATGTGCTGCTGCAAGACCTGGGCCTGCTGAACATCTGGGGCCTGTGGTTAAACGGCCTGGTGGCGGCAGGCGGCGTCTTTCTGATGAAGCAGTTCTTCGAGGGCATGCCCAAAGAGCTGGAAGAATCGGCGGCCATCGACGGCGCGGGGCCGCTGACCACCTTTTTCCGCGTGATGCTGCCGCAGGCCGGCCCCGCGCTGATCGCCCTCGCCATTACGCAGTTTCAGGGCGCATGGAACGACTTTTTCTGGCCGCTGGTGATCCTGCGCCAGAACACCGACTACCTGCTGACGGTGGGCCTGGTCAATTTCCGTCAGCTCTACGGCGGCCAGGGCGACTACGGCCTGATCCTGGCCGGGGCGGTCCTGAGCGCCATCCCCGTGATTGTCATCTTCGTCATCTTTCAGCGCTATTTCGTGGACACCGGGGCGGACAGCGCCGTCAAAGGGTGA
- a CDS encoding carbohydrate ABC transporter permease codes for MLKKGQTSAAYLFLAPFLITIGIFFFYAFARAIYYSLTDFNLFNTPRLIGIKPYADVLADPLFQRALANSLVFAVITTTLQTVGALLMAVALNNKIRGMAFFRSAWYMPSITSSVVITLIFLWLFQRRGVANYAITQWQAFLPYTLTLIGVLIAAQVAQVLWERSRGLPAGWFDPALAVVSLLIAVAVTAILGWTGVLSVRDVAPYDFQYFSDRWISLGGVQILSIPMLVIIIQNTFTTIPTLMLFFLAGLQNIPGALYEAADIDGATSAQKLLNVTVPMLRPVTFYVITVGLIGTMKMFDQVAVIGSAAPQSTLITLAYYVYTNTFKAGAAPVNMAAAAAIVLAAIILVMVFLQRRFISSDAV; via the coding sequence ATGCTCAAGAAGGGACAGACCTCAGCCGCCTACCTGTTTCTCGCGCCGTTTCTGATCACCATCGGAATTTTCTTCTTCTACGCCTTTGCGCGGGCCATCTACTACTCGCTGACCGATTTCAACCTGTTCAATACGCCCAGGCTGATCGGCATCAAGCCCTATGCCGACGTGCTGGCCGATCCCCTGTTTCAGCGCGCCCTGGCCAACAGTCTGGTCTTCGCGGTGATCACCACCACCCTGCAAACGGTGGGCGCACTGTTGATGGCGGTGGCGCTGAACAACAAGATTCGCGGGATGGCCTTCTTCCGCTCCGCGTGGTACATGCCCAGCATCACGTCCAGCGTGGTCATCACCCTGATTTTCCTGTGGCTGTTCCAGCGCCGGGGCGTCGCCAACTACGCGATTACCCAGTGGCAGGCCTTCTTGCCCTACACCCTGACCCTGATCGGCGTGCTGATCGCCGCGCAGGTGGCGCAGGTGCTGTGGGAACGCTCGCGCGGGCTGCCCGCCGGGTGGTTCGATCCGGCGCTGGCCGTTGTCAGTCTGCTGATCGCCGTGGCCGTGACCGCCATCCTGGGCTGGACGGGCGTGCTGTCGGTGCGGGACGTGGCCCCCTACGATTTCCAGTATTTCTCGGACCGCTGGATCAGCCTGGGCGGGGTGCAGATTCTGAGCATTCCCATGCTGGTGATCATCATCCAGAACACCTTCACCACCATCCCCACCCTGATGCTGTTCTTTCTGGCGGGCCTGCAGAACATTCCCGGCGCGCTGTACGAGGCCGCCGACATCGACGGCGCGACGTCCGCGCAGAAGCTGCTGAACGTGACAGTGCCGATGCTGCGGCCCGTGACCTTTTACGTGATCACGGTGGGCCTGATCGGCACCATGAAGATGTTCGATCAGGTGGCCGTGATCGGCAGCGCCGCGCCGCAAAGCACCCTGATCACGCTGGCGTATTACGTCTACACCAACACCTTTAAAGCCGGGGCCGCGCCGGTGAACATGGCCGCCGCCGCCGCCATCGTGCTGGCCGCCATCATTCTGGTGATGGTGTTCCTGCAACGCCGCTTCATCAGCTCGGACGCGGTATGA